The following coding sequences are from one Ornithodoros turicata isolate Travis chromosome 1, ASM3712646v1, whole genome shotgun sequence window:
- the LOC135378363 gene encoding THAP domain-containing protein 2-like, translating into MPTYCCAPWCTLKGNRSDNGKKVSFHCIPEDPQLRKAWLIAIKRRPPFNIRTARVCSNHFKDNDFLVNIASGRRLLRDGAVPSVFPFKKQCKARKPPRTRSVPGNESSLRTIFPENCPAPEDRENENPVQDDNMESVSYAASEPTDDSAESEKDRKIHQLCEELRAARDKIVTLERRADLLTEKCRQLERASAEFSLNKYKDNNDDFQFYTGLPSYYIFKQLLDYLQPHSTSANDEMSNDSSREMGRPAVLTTENQLFLVLVYLRLGLFQKDVGHRFNIHQSTVSRIVNEWINISYLRL; encoded by the exons ATGCCCACGTACTGCTGTGCACCATGGTGTACGCTAAAGGGTAACAGAAGCGACAACGGAAAGAAG GTGTCCTTTCACTGCATCCCCGAAGATCCTCAACTTCGCAAGGCGTGGCTGATTGCGATCAAGAGACGACCTCCGTTCAACATCAGAACAGCCCGTGTATGCTCAAACCACTTTAAAGACAATGACTTTTTAGTGAACATTGCTAGTGGACGTAGATTACTGCGCGATGGAGCAGTACCATCAGTCTTTCCATTCAAGAAGCAGTGCAAGGCCAGAAAGCCGCCGAGGACACGGTCTGTCCCGGGGAATGAATCTTCACTTCGCACCATTTTTCCTGAAAACTGTCCGGCACCAGAGGACAGAGAAAATGAAAACCCTGTGCAAGACGACAACATGGAATCAGTCAGTTATGCTGCATCTGAACCCACAGATGACAGTGCAGAGTCGGAAAAGGACAGGAAGATCCATCAACTTTGTGAGGAGTTGAGAGCCGCGAGAGACAAAATTGTGACCCTGGAAAGAAGGGCTGACCTGCTCACAGAGAAGTGCAGACAGCTGGAGCGTGCGTCAGCTGAATTTTCTTTGAACAAGTACAAGGACAACAATGATGACTTCCAATTTTACACCGGCTTGCCCTCTTACTACATCTTCAAGCAGCTACTTGATTATTTACAGCCTCACTCCACAAGTGCAAATGACGAAATGTCAAACGACTCAAGCCGAGAAATGGGCCGCCCTGCAGTGCTCACAACGGAGAACCAACTCTTCTTGGTTCTTGTCTACCTTAGGCTTGGCCTTttccagaaagatgttggacaTAGATTCAACATTCATCAAAGCACTGTTAGTAGGATAGTAAATGAGTGGATAAACATTTCATATCTTCGGTTGTGA